Part of the Pagrus major chromosome 9, Pma_NU_1.0 genome, TGTGAATGGAAGTTATGGCAACCATTGCTGTCACTTCAGTTTTATCAAAAAAGCACCCAGTGGAACCATGGAAACAAGAtgtgacacaaaaaaacatctacatCAAAGCCAGCATATACTGTAATTAGAATTTATTGAAGCCTACTCAGTCAGAAAAGGTACATGATCCGCTCAGCCCTTGGATTCAGTCCCATACCTTCCATTAAACACAGTACAGTGCATTAAGCCTGGGTATTAcatgatgcaaaaaaaacaaacaaacaaaaaaaccccccgAATGGGCTCATTTGTGAGTATGTTGCTACAAACGGGAATATGCCATTTATGTGTTCCAGTTTTACTGTATGAAAAGAAATGGTGCATGCATGCAAAAAGAAAGCACATGtttaaatggaaaatatatttgtcataTCAGAAAATCATAATATCCATTTCATGCTAACAGGCATAGCTCTCTGCTAGTCAAactcagaaaataaatatctgcATGCATAATGAAATAAGAGACCTTGGGGGtcttttggaggaaaaaaaaaaaaagatatgtttTCTCACAAGTGTAGCGTGTTTTCTTACACAACACCCAAAATGCGTGCCACCCACCAGCGACACGGCATAATGACGCGGCAGGCTACCTGGCATCCTCTGTAGTTGTAAGGCCAGGGCCAGTAGCCGCGCAGAGGCTCGCAGATCCTCTGACAGTGAGTGTAGCTGCGTTGGCATTCTGAGCAGCAGATCCCCTGGTGGTCTAACATGGTGTCAAAGGTCATGGCGCCTTCCTCTCCGGCCGCTCCGCTGCGCTGCAGTTTGGAAGCAATGTTAATTTTCGAAGgggatcttttttttctaaatttacACTCATTTGCAAGTcagatgtttttcaaaaaaaagaaatcctctCATCCTTCCAAACATGTGACTACGCTTCTCGAAGGCAGCATGAATTTTTATAACCAATGGGAATTTTCACTTCAGTTCATAAGTTCATCAATATGGAATGGCAGCTGTTACCCCTGTGACCTGTAATTATAGCAACTAATATGACACCCACtcaacagcagcagccgcagcagcagccgtATACAGTAAACTCACAGCTGACTAAATTCAGGTTAACACTTCTATTTCTGTGAGAGCACATGTTTTAACAAGGCTGGTATGGGATGTTATGCAGGAGAAGTGTTGACAAACAGAGAAACTTCACTTCATAATGTTACTTTGAGGGTTGCTTCAGGGCTCAGTGTATGCCTCTTGGTAGTTAATCAAAAATTCACCAGCTCTGGAGCTTGTTTATCATAAACAGCATTGTCGATGAAGTTGGCACTCACATGGTAGGGGTTTTCGGGATTGTACGCTGACCCCGCAGTGGactgtcctccctcctcttcctccacaacTCTGGAGGTGCCCTCCTCTGCTTGACTCACCGGGTCCCTCTCCTCGGCAGctgcctccatctcctccatgtTAAACTGCCGTTTGGCTCgctgtgtgtctctctttcccctctccccATCTGTTACAGCAGCCACAAGAGGCAAGAGTATTGGGTCAACATCCACAAGGCGCCGTACACGTCCTCAGAGCTCAATCCTACATAGCTGGGGCTGTCTCTCATGTCCTGAATTATTAAATTAGCAGCAGTGATTTCAGGCAGTCTTGCATATTTCAAGATCATTCTCTTTTGATACAAGAGCCGGAGCTGTTTTTGGTGTACGGCTCTAAATGGAGTGTATGTTCAAGATGTTCAAGTGTTTCAACAACTTCTCAGAATCAGGATTTTACAAGTGTGTCAGCAGATAAGCAGGGCAACTAAGACATGAATAAACTATGAAGGAACGGACAATAATTCAGATGAAATAGACTTGTACTGTAGTTCGCAACCTTTTTCTCTAATGTATCCAGCCCTGTCAGATCAAGTGAAGGATGCTGTCATTAGATAGGCTATAAACTGGAtcttattatttctttaaaggtgctatttgtaagaaaagttgatttttgagtctcattcccaactcgtcaaaaagtgacgctttgggattgtaggatggGTAGGATGGTGCATGCAAACTAGCTAGCCCCAGCTGTCCCAGTCCAAAAatcctgtgctagcggtgtaagcAATAACGCTCACACACAAGTATCGGCCCCCATGCAGGGGTGACTGTTACAGCATAAGGGGGCAATTGTACCCGACACACATAATGCCTTCATATAAATACCAATGACCATAATAAACTCCCAAGAATACAGATATTGTTAAAACAATTTTAGTCATTATAcaattaaaggtgtaatatctaagaattggccacctgcagaattcaaactcaaacaaaTGTAGCATACCACCTGGAGTAACTGCTGATGCTAACTGTTTGCTGCTCTTAGCTAGTTAGCGcagttagccatgtagctagTGGTCCAGTCGGTGTCGGTGCTGTTTACATCGTTAGCACTGGAGCTTCAAACTGCAGGTTATtcttgttgtttcttcacattctggtGATAATTtgagttcatttttaaatatttcaaattacaaTTATTCATATAGCATCTGTTTCAGGTTATGGATAAACGGTTAAAAAGCAGTAAGCAGAAAATTAGCTACTCCTTGGTCGTCACTGTCACCTGctatctttaaaggtgcactacgtagttttggggaggaaattttaatcagatgagaaaaatctttattgattgatttttatgaCTGGTTGATatcaataaacaaactttccTCAAGGGagaacacaatttcatactgttttacttaaataaatattattaagtttgtgttattacctaattaatgttgtaaatataatgtttctgagtttgatttccccaaaactgcattgtgcacctttaaacctcTCTGCTTGCATGAAGTGAGCAATGCAATGTTCACGTGTTACAGCTGACTCATTAAGTAGATATACACACAGATTAGTTGAGCTTCGCTTCAATCTTTCCAATAACCCCTTGGTAACTGCAGAAGTACCCTCTGAAAGACAAGTACCCCTGGTTGGGAATCACTGAAATAGACCACGTTCTTTGACAGCAGAGTAGTTTTGTAGACGGGGTGAATCAATAATTGccagaaagaagagaagaaatcaACCTTTAGGATAGATAGGTTGGAGCCAGTAAATGGGAAGTTCCCCGCAAAGACCCAGAATTTTGTCGCTCAGGAAGCTGGTGTCCTTCAGCGGCTGCTCCGCTGCAACCCATATGAGGAACTCCTCATCAAACCTCACTGGCATGGTTTCATCTGTCTGGCAGGAAGAAACAGATAATGTCCTTGAATCACTgagaaatgacagttttaaaAGCAAGCAGCAGATCCtctgtaatttcttttttttttttttttcccaattctCAACGTTCTCTGTCAAGTAGTGTGCATATACCAGGTCAAACATCAACGAGGCTTTGTTGTGAGCTCCCATGTGTGGAAGGCTGGCTTTGATTTGGGATTTTATATAGCACTTGTCTCCTCCAAAGAAGCGGATTCCGGTTATTCCCTGCACCAAATCACAGAGATGCCATGTTTACACTCACAGCTTTGCTACTTTGCTAAGCACACACAAAGTCTCCGCTGAACTACCTCAGGAAGAGAGAACAAGGACAAACTCACTCACAATTTGAAAGTCATGAATCTCCACAGCCTCCTCAGCTCCACTCCCAGTCTTAAATCGCTCCAGGTTGTTGTCAGAATCAATTTCCACGGAACCGTCCCTCACCTCCCCATTGATGTTCATACTGTAACGAACATTATAAACCTGGCAGCAGAGTGGAACGTTAGAATGACTGATTAGTCGAGTTATGTAAATCACACTGTGGCAGACACAATAGAAGTGatacagagaaaaacaagctTCCCCTGCGCCGTAATTGTCGGTGTTGCTTCTTCTGCAGAAATCCTGTGTAGTTTAAGCACACTGAGAATTGAGCAAAACACCACAGGGGATGCTTTTGCAGACCTTGAAAGGAATGTCTGCCCTACAGGTGAGCTCAATAagacacaaataaacattacacTGCCTCGtagaagatggaggagagcagcagcagcaatttATTAAGTTTGCATGCATTGTAGGCAGAATTAGATGCAATTTCACGGCCTGAATTGTGATGATGAATATGATTATTGATAGGATTAGAGGATTTTCTAATCTACTTTTCATTTCCTACCAAAAGCATCCTAAAGCCTCCCTGCATTCACTCCACATATCTGTTATTGAAAGGGCACTGCAGCGTAATCCTCAGTCAACACTTACATTTTTATCGCTGGCTTTCCACAGGTAGAGAGCAGCCATGGATGCACACAACATCAACACGGCGCCAACAATAAGAGCCACAGCTCCGAATCTCAGGAGGCGACTGACTGCAGCAGAGGTCGGCGTGCTTTGTTCCTGATCAAAGTTCACATTCAGACGATGCAAAGTAAGACACACTCAATGGTAACCAGGACAACTGATAAAGTTCCTGGAAACCTTAAGAGTTTTATTCACGCATCATGGATGTCATTTATATTTCTAATCAAATAGTTTTTAAGCCCGTCTTACCGGAGGCGTGCAGTGTTCGAAACAGCCAGATCCATGAGTGGTATTTTGGACTTTTTCCATCCCCTCTCTCATGATGTCCTCTATAATTCCTCCACTAATGCTGCTGCCTCTCTGTGGAGAATCAGGTTATCCAGCAGGAGGCTTTTTGACGCCTGAGTGCGAATGACGTACAGTCGATATAAATTCTTTGAGCTAAATTCTTCATCTGAATGTTACCTGTAGGTCCAGGTTGTACCTAAAGCAAGGTGGCCATCCTGCGGTACCAAACTAATGCTAAAGACTTTTGAAGCAGCTCAGCAAAGATTGTCCTGGGTTAAAGGCAGTGATGTAATGGTCGGGAGAAAGGTTATGAACTGACCTTTCAGTCAGCGTTAGTAGAAAAACATAGAAGTGCTCTGCTGGAATGTgaataacaataacattttttgcCACTCCACTCCatctcagaggtaaatattgtactttttgctcCACTACACAGTTTTAATTACTATGGTtgcagaggtggcaaaagtccACACATTCTTTGCTCAAGCAGAAGGACTCTGGTAAAAGTATAAGCACTGATTCTACGTCTTTACTCAAGCAAAAGTgagaaagtacaggctctgaaatgcaCTCACAGTATAAAAGTAAAACGtgtccctctgaaggacatttcaa contains:
- the cnmd gene encoding leukocyte cell-derived chemotaxin 1 gives rise to the protein MREGMEKVQNTTHGSGCFEHCTPPEQSTPTSAAVSRLLRFGAVALIVGAVLMLCASMAALYLWKASDKNVYNVRYSMNINGEVRDGSVEIDSDNNLERFKTGSGAEEAVEIHDFQIGITGIRFFGGDKCYIKSQIKASLPHMGAHNKASLMFDLTDETMPVRFDEEFLIWVAAEQPLKDTSFLSDKILGLCGELPIYWLQPIYPKDGERGKRDTQRAKRQFNMEEMEAAAEERDPVSQAEEGTSRVVEEEEGGQSTAGSAYNPENPYHRSGAAGEEGAMTFDTMLDHQGICCSECQRSYTHCQRICEPLRGYWPWPYNYRGCQVACRVIMPCRWWVARILGVV